One Alicyclobacillus acidoterrestris DNA window includes the following coding sequences:
- a CDS encoding formate/nitrite transporter family protein — translation MFHTPQKIAEITVNAGESKARLPMPSLLILGFLAGAFIAIGFLLDIRVSGDLPPQWGSFGSFLGAAVFPVGLILCVLAGAELLTGALMSLPMAAFAGRISFGLLIRHWIVVLITNFIGAVFVAYFFGHIVGLTETGPYLTKTVAVANAKLADNFGQAFVSAIGCNWLVCLGVWLAYGAEDFSGKILGIWFPIMAFVAIGFQHVVANMFVIPAAIFAGQATWGQYFANFVPVMLGNLVGGALFVAVAYYLVYLRKSSQQA, via the coding sequence ATGTTTCACACACCACAAAAAATTGCTGAAATCACAGTAAACGCAGGTGAAAGCAAAGCTCGACTGCCTATGCCGAGCCTGCTGATACTGGGCTTTCTCGCAGGGGCATTCATAGCCATCGGCTTTCTCCTCGACATCCGCGTCAGTGGCGATCTCCCACCGCAATGGGGATCATTCGGCTCCTTCCTCGGGGCCGCAGTCTTTCCCGTCGGACTTATCCTGTGTGTTTTGGCGGGCGCCGAATTGCTCACAGGTGCATTGATGTCCCTGCCGATGGCCGCCTTCGCGGGACGTATTTCGTTTGGCTTGTTGATCCGCCACTGGATTGTGGTTCTCATCACGAACTTTATCGGCGCAGTATTTGTCGCATACTTCTTCGGCCACATTGTCGGTTTGACGGAGACGGGTCCATATTTGACGAAAACCGTTGCCGTGGCCAACGCAAAACTGGCGGACAATTTCGGTCAAGCCTTTGTCTCCGCCATCGGCTGCAACTGGCTCGTCTGCCTTGGCGTGTGGCTCGCCTATGGAGCCGAAGATTTTTCGGGGAAAATCCTCGGTATCTGGTTCCCTATCATGGCGTTTGTCGCTATCGGGTTCCAACACGTGGTGGCCAATATGTTTGTGATTCCCGCAGCCATCTTTGCAGGTCAAGCGACGTGGGGACAATACTTTGCTAACTTCGTCCCGGTGATGCTTGGCAACTTAGTTGGCGGTGCTTTATTTGTCGCAGTGGCTTATTACCTTGTTTACCTGCGCAAATCGTCCCAACAGGCATAA
- the fdhF gene encoding formate dehydrogenase subunit alpha: MSQSDSQNGQLISLEIDGVMAAVESGASVLDAILSVNDHYPHICYHEALGPIETCDTCICEVDGQLQRACATKATSGMKISTAGRSPEVRMEALNRILHNHELYCTVCDNNNGNCTVHNTSMHMGVEHQKYPFEPKPYEQDNSNPFYRYDPDQCILCGRCVEACQNLQVSEVLSIDWEREHPRVIWDDDRPIQESSCVSCGHCVTVCPCNALMEKNMLGEAGYMTGIRPSLWESMVHLTKEIEPGYGPIFTVSEIESQMRESRIKRTKTVCTYCGVGCSFDVWTKGRKILKVEPQMEAPANQISTCIKGKFGWDFVNSDERLTSPLIRRGDEFVPVSWEEALDYAAQRLSEIKEKHGPDAIGLISSSKCTNEENYLMQKFARAVIGTNNIDNCSRYCQTPATEGLKRTFGLGGDTGSIKDLANSDLVMIVGANPAESHPVLSTRIRRAHKKRGQKLIVADLRRNDLSNRADIFLHPKPGTDLIWLSAVTKYIIDQGWHDKKFIEAHANGFDDFVKWLEPYTLEYAEEQTGLSKDILVETAEMIHNASSMCICWAMGVTQHIAGSETSTAICNLLLATGNVGRPNTGAYPLRGHNNVQGAGDMGCAPTYMPGYEFVDDENVRAKYERAWGVKLPTNPGADNHRMVEKIHEGKLKAMYVMGEEMAIVDSNANHVQAAFEKLEFFIVQDVFFSKTAQFADVIFPAAPSFEKEGTFTNTERRIQRLYRVFEPMAGSRPDWEILTDLANRLGANWTYEHPSEILEEACGLTELMKGVRYELLEGYHSLQWPVLEDGTDTPVLYLDGFGFPDKKARFYAPTYRDPVLQPNEAYDLHLNNGRMLEHFHEGNLTYRVAGIREKTPTAYLEISKELARERKISTGALVRLVSPYGQVKLRVVVTDRVSGKEVYLPMNTADDHEAVNYLTSSYHDDITHTPAYKEISVRMEVLEDKGPSPMVRGNFRLGNPQPRPGVMVERKWKRRDYRPLTDDTVTEDKVKQR; encoded by the coding sequence ATGAGCCAGAGTGATTCCCAAAATGGGCAATTGATCTCACTCGAAATTGACGGCGTGATGGCCGCAGTGGAATCCGGAGCTAGTGTGCTCGATGCCATTTTATCTGTGAACGATCACTATCCTCATATCTGTTATCACGAGGCGCTGGGGCCGATTGAAACGTGTGATACATGCATTTGTGAAGTCGATGGGCAACTTCAGAGGGCATGTGCCACGAAAGCAACGTCCGGCATGAAAATCAGTACCGCCGGCCGTTCGCCTGAGGTTCGCATGGAGGCGTTAAATCGGATTCTGCACAATCACGAGTTGTATTGCACCGTGTGTGATAACAACAACGGGAATTGTACTGTGCACAACACGTCCATGCACATGGGGGTCGAACACCAAAAGTACCCGTTTGAGCCGAAGCCGTACGAGCAGGACAACTCGAACCCGTTTTATCGCTATGACCCTGACCAATGTATCCTCTGTGGCCGCTGCGTGGAGGCCTGCCAGAATCTGCAGGTCAGCGAAGTCTTGTCGATTGACTGGGAACGAGAACATCCACGGGTCATCTGGGACGATGACCGCCCCATCCAAGAGTCGTCGTGTGTCTCTTGTGGGCATTGTGTGACGGTGTGTCCGTGTAACGCGCTGATGGAGAAAAACATGTTGGGCGAGGCAGGGTACATGACCGGCATCCGACCGTCCCTGTGGGAGTCGATGGTTCACCTCACGAAGGAGATTGAGCCAGGTTATGGCCCGATTTTCACCGTTTCCGAAATCGAATCTCAGATGCGCGAGTCGCGGATTAAACGCACGAAGACGGTCTGTACATATTGCGGGGTCGGCTGCAGTTTTGACGTTTGGACAAAGGGCCGCAAGATATTGAAAGTGGAGCCGCAGATGGAGGCACCAGCCAATCAAATCTCCACTTGCATCAAGGGGAAGTTTGGATGGGACTTCGTGAACAGCGACGAGCGGTTAACCTCGCCGTTGATCCGCCGTGGAGACGAATTCGTGCCTGTGTCCTGGGAAGAGGCGCTCGATTACGCAGCACAGCGCTTGTCGGAGATTAAGGAAAAGCATGGTCCAGATGCGATTGGGTTGATTTCTTCGTCCAAGTGCACGAACGAGGAAAATTACCTGATGCAAAAGTTCGCGCGGGCCGTGATTGGCACCAACAATATCGACAACTGTTCGCGTTATTGCCAGACGCCAGCCACGGAGGGACTGAAGCGGACGTTCGGGCTCGGAGGGGATACCGGTTCTATCAAGGATTTGGCGAATAGCGATCTCGTCATGATTGTCGGCGCCAATCCAGCGGAATCTCACCCAGTTTTGTCGACGCGTATCCGGCGTGCCCACAAGAAGCGCGGACAGAAATTGATTGTCGCGGATTTGCGGCGCAACGACTTGTCGAATCGGGCGGACATCTTCTTGCATCCAAAGCCGGGGACGGATTTGATTTGGCTGTCGGCGGTGACCAAATACATCATCGATCAAGGTTGGCACGACAAGAAGTTTATCGAAGCGCACGCCAATGGATTTGACGATTTTGTCAAGTGGCTGGAACCGTACACCTTGGAGTACGCCGAGGAGCAAACCGGACTGTCGAAGGACATTTTGGTTGAGACTGCCGAGATGATTCACAATGCGAGTTCCATGTGTATCTGTTGGGCCATGGGCGTCACGCAGCACATCGCGGGCAGTGAGACGAGCACGGCGATTTGTAATTTGCTCCTCGCGACGGGCAATGTCGGGCGTCCGAATACCGGCGCTTACCCGCTGCGTGGGCACAACAATGTGCAAGGTGCAGGCGATATGGGGTGTGCGCCCACGTATATGCCGGGATATGAGTTTGTTGACGACGAGAACGTGCGCGCGAAGTACGAACGGGCCTGGGGTGTGAAATTGCCGACGAACCCGGGGGCAGACAACCATCGGATGGTTGAAAAGATTCACGAGGGGAAACTCAAGGCCATGTATGTGATGGGCGAGGAGATGGCGATTGTGGACTCCAACGCCAACCACGTGCAAGCGGCGTTTGAGAAACTTGAGTTCTTTATCGTGCAGGATGTGTTTTTCAGCAAGACCGCGCAGTTTGCGGATGTCATCTTCCCGGCGGCGCCGAGTTTCGAAAAAGAGGGGACGTTCACCAACACGGAGCGCCGGATTCAGCGGTTGTATCGAGTGTTTGAGCCGATGGCGGGATCGCGACCGGATTGGGAAATTCTTACCGACCTGGCGAATCGATTGGGTGCGAACTGGACGTACGAACACCCGTCGGAAATTCTCGAAGAGGCGTGTGGACTCACGGAATTGATGAAGGGCGTCCGTTACGAACTGCTGGAGGGATATCACAGTTTACAGTGGCCCGTGTTGGAAGATGGAACGGACACGCCGGTGCTTTATCTGGACGGATTTGGGTTCCCGGATAAGAAGGCGAGATTCTACGCGCCGACTTATCGCGATCCGGTGCTGCAACCGAACGAAGCGTACGACTTGCACCTCAATAACGGCCGGATGCTCGAGCACTTCCACGAGGGGAATTTGACCTATCGGGTGGCCGGCATTCGCGAGAAAACCCCGACTGCCTACCTGGAGATTTCCAAGGAACTGGCGCGTGAGCGCAAGATTTCGACCGGCGCGCTCGTCCGTTTGGTTTCTCCATATGGCCAGGTGAAGCTGCGCGTCGTCGTGACGGATCGAGTATCGGGGAAAGAAGTGTATTTGCCGATGAACACGGCGGATGATCACGAAGCGGTGAATTACCTCACCAGTAGCTACCATGACGATATCACGCATACGCCGGCGTACAAGGAAATTTCGGTGCGGATGGAAGTGCTGGAGGACAAGGGGCCGTCGCCGATGGTGCGTGGCAACTTCCGATTGGGTAATCCACAACCGCGTCCTGGCGTCATGGTCGAGCGCAAGTGGAAGCGGCGCGATTATCGGCCACTGACCGATGACACCGTGACAGAGGACAAGGTCAAACAGCGTTAG